The Pseudofrankia inefficax genome window below encodes:
- a CDS encoding phospholipid carrier-dependent glycosyltransferase, translating into MESVRDDREGQAAAAAVPGQIVTLPAERDGEAAEPAIDDAVDGPRGAAVEQTPDTPPSPAGRRRLVAIIGGRVRAVSPTGWYVAALAVVAAGIALLVKYLLFPHLSINNDEALYRLQAQTLASGHLFPRAGTPAGSFAPWLAKGVHGHYVLKYTPFVPALFALSLLATGGFGTGLAVMAALAVVVTYRLGLALFDDRRVAAVAATLFTTSPLVVLLDGMLLAYLPVLVMIELAVLGLLRGVAAARAPATRRGWRDRRGWALVGAGLAAGIAAAVRPFDVLTLLAPLAVWAVVTARGGRWWLAGRAGIGLAVPAALLLAFDAAATGSPFQLPFTYLESEDKMGFGVRRLYPTDRAHHFTLLDGLSSVGLHLFLLGGWACGGVVLLGCAIGALARRRIGGAGVMLGIGALVFLAGYVAFWGAWNAAFLWGGIRFLGPFYVLPVLAVLVQLGARGLVDLAAWRPRLGGAAVTVIAGLTCLVLATAVPANATLTRHDRDLDRIVDALPGRAVIFLSVDPIYLMHPTSLAANPPGLDGRMLWAVTRGGGPDEAVLARYAGRPAYLLRIPAAYNRTPDSPAGARLERLANQVGAEVTLDVTIDPSRDPAKAARLVLTTDAGDVSYPIDPTRPVHAQLVITAHGTTLRGLTASTGLRGTPRWLHHRKAPAASKVGTRTVGLALYTTPTASGKEQWVDRELAPTVVGRDGQVAVLASTGQVSATPDPAAPPIHLAAAH; encoded by the coding sequence GTGGAGAGCGTGCGGGATGACCGGGAAGGGCAGGCCGCGGCGGCCGCCGTCCCGGGGCAGATCGTGACTCTGCCCGCCGAACGAGACGGCGAGGCAGCCGAGCCCGCCATCGACGACGCCGTCGACGGTCCCCGCGGCGCCGCCGTCGAGCAGACCCCGGACACTCCTCCGAGTCCTGCCGGCCGACGGCGACTCGTGGCCATCATCGGCGGCCGGGTGCGAGCCGTGAGCCCGACCGGCTGGTACGTCGCGGCTTTGGCCGTGGTCGCGGCCGGGATCGCGCTGCTGGTCAAGTACCTGCTGTTCCCGCACCTGTCGATCAACAACGACGAGGCCCTGTACCGCCTGCAGGCGCAGACGTTGGCCTCCGGGCACCTGTTCCCGCGGGCCGGAACGCCGGCCGGGTCGTTCGCGCCCTGGCTAGCCAAGGGCGTGCACGGCCACTACGTCCTCAAGTACACCCCCTTCGTACCAGCGCTTTTCGCGCTCAGCCTGCTGGCGACCGGTGGCTTCGGCACCGGGCTCGCCGTGATGGCCGCGCTGGCCGTCGTGGTCACCTACCGGCTCGGGCTGGCGCTGTTCGACGATCGACGGGTGGCGGCGGTGGCCGCCACGCTGTTCACCACGTCACCGTTGGTCGTGCTGCTCGACGGCATGCTGCTCGCGTACCTGCCGGTCCTGGTGATGATCGAGCTGGCCGTTCTCGGCCTGCTGCGTGGCGTGGCCGCGGCCCGGGCACCGGCGACGCGGCGCGGCTGGCGGGACCGGCGCGGCTGGGCGCTGGTCGGCGCGGGGCTGGCGGCCGGCATCGCGGCCGCGGTACGGCCCTTCGACGTGCTGACCCTGCTGGCCCCGCTGGCGGTGTGGGCCGTCGTGACCGCCCGCGGCGGGCGATGGTGGCTGGCCGGCCGGGCGGGCATCGGCCTCGCGGTGCCGGCGGCGCTGTTGCTCGCCTTCGACGCGGCCGCGACCGGATCGCCCTTCCAGCTGCCGTTCACCTACCTCGAGTCCGAAGACAAGATGGGCTTCGGGGTACGCCGGCTCTACCCGACGGACCGGGCACACCACTTCACCCTGCTCGACGGCCTGTCGTCGGTCGGCCTGCACCTGTTCCTGCTGGGCGGGTGGGCCTGCGGCGGCGTGGTGCTGCTGGGCTGCGCGATCGGTGCGCTCGCCCGGCGCCGGATCGGCGGTGCCGGGGTCATGCTCGGCATCGGCGCGCTGGTCTTCCTGGCCGGATACGTCGCCTTCTGGGGCGCCTGGAACGCGGCCTTCCTGTGGGGCGGCATCCGTTTTCTGGGACCGTTCTACGTGCTGCCGGTGCTGGCCGTCCTGGTCCAGCTGGGCGCTCGGGGGCTGGTGGACCTCGCGGCCTGGCGGCCCAGGCTCGGCGGCGCGGCGGTCACCGTCATCGCGGGACTGACCTGCCTGGTCCTGGCGACCGCGGTCCCGGCCAACGCGACGCTGACCCGGCATGACCGCGACCTCGACCGGATCGTCGACGCGCTACCGGGCCGCGCGGTGATCTTCCTGTCGGTCGACCCGATCTATCTGATGCACCCGACCTCGCTGGCCGCCAACCCACCGGGCCTCGACGGGCGCATGTTGTGGGCGGTGACGCGCGGCGGCGGTCCCGACGAGGCGGTGCTCGCCAGATACGCCGGCCGGCCGGCGTATCTGTTGCGCATCCCGGCCGCGTACAACCGGACCCCGGACTCGCCAGCCGGCGCGCGGCTCGAACGCCTGGCCAACCAGGTCGGTGCCGAGGTGACGCTGGACGTGACCATCGACCCGTCGCGCGACCCGGCGAAGGCCGCCCGGCTGGTACTCACCACCGACGCCGGCGACGTCTCCTACCCGATCGACCCGACCCGGCCGGTCCACGCCCAGCTGGTCATCACCGCGCACGGAACGACGCTGCGCGGCCTGACGGCCTCGACCGGTCTGCGGGGCACGCCACGGTGGCTGCACCACAGGAAGGCGCCCGCCGCCAGCAAGGTCGGTACCCGCACGGTCGGGCTGGCCCTCTACACGACCCCCACCGCGTCCGGGAAGGAGCAGTGGGTCGACCGGGAACTGGCACCGACCGTCGTCGGCCGGGACGGCCAGGTCGCCGTCCTGGCCTCCACAGGTCAGGTCAGTGCCACGCCCGACCCGGCCGCCCCCCCGATCCATCTGGCCGCGGCACACTGA
- a CDS encoding glutathione peroxidase has translation MSVYDYTVATADGGTRSLGDYAGKALLIVNVASKCGLTPQYEGLQSLYQDLQGKGLEILGFPCNQFLEQEPGTDAEIQDFCRTTYDVTFPVFSKVDVNGSDAAPLYGYLRAEAPGDFGPQFGGFYDFISTTFPDRIGTDQIKWNFTKFLVGTDGEVIRRYEPSVTPDEIRPDLEALLG, from the coding sequence ATGAGTGTCTACGACTACACGGTCGCCACCGCCGACGGTGGAACCCGTTCGCTTGGCGACTACGCCGGCAAGGCCCTGCTCATCGTCAACGTCGCCAGCAAGTGCGGCCTCACGCCGCAGTACGAGGGCCTCCAGTCCCTGTACCAGGACCTGCAGGGCAAGGGCCTGGAGATCCTCGGCTTCCCCTGCAACCAGTTCCTGGAGCAGGAGCCGGGCACCGACGCGGAGATCCAGGACTTCTGCCGGACCACGTACGACGTCACCTTCCCGGTGTTCAGCAAGGTCGACGTGAACGGCTCCGACGCCGCGCCGCTGTACGGCTATCTGCGGGCCGAGGCCCCCGGCGACTTCGGGCCGCAGTTCGGCGGCTTCTACGACTTCATCTCGACGACCTTTCCGGATCGGATCGGTACGGACCAGATCAAGTGGAACTTCACCAAGTTCCTCGTCGGCACCGACGGTGAGGTCATCCGGCGCTACGAGCCGTCGGTGACCCCGGACGAGATCCGCCCGGACCTCGAAGCCCTTCTCGGCTAG
- a CDS encoding acyl-CoA thioesterase, with protein sequence METPVRMTPDPERRELARYPWVHEIRARFADVDNLGHINNVAVVSYYEDARATFNNELLGLFSLHGSAKAGPFHFLVAQSKVDYLAEAHYPGTFQVGVAIGPIGRSSVIYYAGLFRDGRCLGLADAVLVHRVEGSTTPVPPDRRALLEKMAFRGGN encoded by the coding sequence GTGGAGACACCGGTGCGGATGACGCCGGACCCTGAACGCAGGGAGTTGGCGCGGTACCCGTGGGTGCATGAGATCCGCGCCCGGTTCGCCGACGTGGACAACCTGGGCCACATCAACAACGTCGCGGTCGTCTCGTACTACGAGGACGCCCGGGCGACGTTCAACAACGAACTGCTCGGCCTGTTCAGCCTCCACGGCTCGGCGAAGGCCGGACCGTTCCATTTCCTGGTCGCCCAGTCCAAGGTCGACTACCTCGCCGAGGCGCACTACCCGGGCACCTTCCAGGTCGGTGTCGCCATCGGCCCGATCGGTCGGTCGTCGGTGATCTACTACGCCGGGCTGTTCCGCGACGGCCGGTGCCTCGGGCTGGCCGACGCGGTCCTGGTCCACCGGGTCGAGGGCTCGACGACCCCGGTCCCACCGGACCGCCGGGCGCTGCTGGAAAAAATGGCCTTCCGCGGCGGGAATTGA
- the ssb gene encoding single-stranded DNA-binding protein produces the protein MLDANITLVGNLIDNPNLRITPTGAYVCSFRIASTARRYDRAQDRWIDSAPLFIDIICWRRLAEHVAASLGKGDRALVSGRLQQNEFQTLQGERRRRYEIYAEAVGLELTWHPARINRAVRGDGTMTVQTGRADATPAPGGPPDAVTQDSSAELADVSWADGDIAAEVDDGLPSVPDLDEAAGEVAAGWAAVGEDDQP, from the coding sequence ATGCTCGACGCGAACATCACCCTGGTCGGCAACCTCATCGACAACCCCAACCTGAGGATCACCCCGACGGGCGCCTACGTGTGCTCGTTCCGGATCGCCTCGACGGCCCGCCGGTACGACCGCGCGCAGGACCGTTGGATCGACAGCGCCCCGCTGTTCATCGACATCATCTGCTGGCGCCGGCTCGCCGAGCACGTCGCCGCCAGCCTCGGCAAGGGCGACCGCGCGCTGGTGTCCGGCCGGCTCCAGCAGAACGAGTTCCAGACCCTCCAGGGCGAGCGACGCCGTCGTTACGAGATCTACGCGGAGGCGGTCGGCCTGGAGCTCACCTGGCATCCGGCCCGGATCAACCGCGCCGTCCGTGGCGACGGGACCATGACGGTCCAGACCGGCCGGGCGGACGCCACCCCGGCGCCCGGTGGCCCGCCGGACGCCGTCACCCAGGACAGCTCGGCCGAGCTCGCGGACGTGTCCTGGGCCGACGGGGACATTGCGGCGGAGGTCGACGACGGGCTCCCGTCGGTCCCCGACCTCGACGAGGCGGCCGGGGAGGTCGCCGCTGGCTGGGCGGCCGTCGGCGAGGACGACCAGCCATGA